One genomic segment of Anguilla anguilla isolate fAngAng1 chromosome 2, fAngAng1.pri, whole genome shotgun sequence includes these proteins:
- the LOC118220200 gene encoding uncharacterized protein LOC118220200 — protein sequence MHWLPLVAMVITSALPSPRSPAPRPIAAATEPGRSLDNHKNYNSEYHSLSDASMSSRTDMTNSKQDHVGVSSLHSTDQSSEGLKNSNHLENASQKDFTVTTAANQTDKTSLSDTGDSQLHNNHNQVDYSLPSLINQVDYNYQDKTKQEKYLLQSKSKKDPRIDTATQRDNTDQDTDNDIVGGNLRSFHTENYRLQDGQRQGNYISPNNRKAEEYKSQDITAHEDNHLPATIQKENYFPQKTKLEEHYKMADISIQEHYSPYEYAISKDGTIATGNYDKPEKLSVADSTGNWGGELNEVQGASETDMIGGKLLGEADLLFLDTHPRVLFSPSPSPPNHPPLLLMLEGGFTEDERVGEDEEERNEGSDTYIEGPGDGKRQVESKRFDREADARSESGAETEQASHPKARPKRAQASYVGLREMSVCDAHNVWVTDKKTAVDLYGRTVTVLSEIQTLSGPLKQYFFETRCRTADPRGSGKSKAEVAPGSSGPMGVSGGSCRGVDKKQWVSMCKPKQSYVRALTADVDKKIGWRWIRIDSSCVCVLLSRATRN from the coding sequence ATGCACTGGCTTCCcttggttgccatggtgatcaCCTCGGCCCTGCCCTCCCCTCGCAGTCCTGCCCCAAGGCCCATTGCCGCAGCGACAGAGCCTGGCAGAAGCCTTGACAACCACAAAAATTACAACAGTGAATACCACAGTCTTTCTGATGCAAGTATGAGTTCGAGAACTGACATGACAAATAGCAAGCAGGATCACGTGGGCGTgtcctctctgcacagcactgaCCAAAGTAGTGAAGGCCTGAAAAACTCTAATCATCTAGAAAATGCTTCACAGAAGGATTTTACTGTGACTACTGCTGCCAATCAAACAGACAAGACATCCCTGAGTGATACAGGAGACTCTCAGTTGCACAATAACCACAACCAGGTGGACTACAGTTTACCTTCTTTAATTAATCAAGTGGACTACAATTACCAGGACAAAACAAAGCAGGAGAAATACTTACTTCaaagcaaaagtaaaaaagatCCCCGGATTGATACTGCTACACAAAGGGACAATACAGATCAAGATACTGACAATGACATTGTAGGGGGAAACTTGAGAAGCTTTCACACTGAAAACTACAGGTTACAGGACGGACAAAGGCAAGGGAACTACATTTCTCCAAATAACCGCAAAGCAGAGGAATACAAATCTCAGGATATCACTGCTCATGAAGACAACCACTTACCTGCCACCATTcaaaaggaaaattattttccccaaaaaacaaagcTCGAAGAACACTATAAAATGGCAGACATTTCAATTCAAGAGCACTACAGTCCGTATGAATATGCTATCTCCAAGGATGGCACCATTGCAACGGGCAATTATGACAAGCCAGAAAAGCTGTCGGTGGCGGACAGTACTGGTAACTGGGGGGGTGAATTGAATGAAGTACAAGGGGCATCAGAGACAGATATGATTGGAGGGAAGTTGCTGGGAGAGGCAGATCTGTTGTTTTTGGACACACACCCAAGAGTACTgttctcaccctctccctcccccccaaaccatCCCCCTCTCTTACTCATGCTGGAGGGCGGGTTTACCGAGGACGAAAGGGTGGGGGAGGACGAGGAAGAGAGGAATGAAGGAAGCGATACGTACATAGAGGGACCAGGAGATGGGAAGAGACAGGTCGAATCCAAGCGATTTGACAGAGAGGCAGACGCCCGCTCGGAGTCTGGAGCTGAGACAGAACAGGCCTCTCACCCTAAAGCCAGGCCCAAACGTGCCCAGGCCTCCTATGTCGGGCTGAGGGAGATGTCGGTGTGCGACGCGCATAACGTGTGGGTAACGGACAAGAAAACCGCCGTCGATCTCTATGGGCGTACCGTCACCGTGCTGTCTGAGATTCAGACCCTGTCAGGTCCTCTCAAACAGTACTTTTTTGAGACGCGGTGCAGGACAGCCGACCCCCGCGGGTCAGGTAAGAGCAAAGCGGAGGTGGCCCCGGGGAGTTCAGGGCCCATGGGAGTCTCTGGAGGGAGTTGCCGGGGAGTGGACAAGAAGCAGTGGGTCAGCATGTGCAAGCCAAAGCAGTCCTACGTCAGGGCTCTGACTGCGGATGTCGACAAGAAGATAGGGTGGAGGTGGATCAGGATCGACTCGTCCTGCGTATGCGTGCTGCTCTCCAGAGCCACCAGGAACTAG